A window of the Butyricimonas faecalis genome harbors these coding sequences:
- a CDS encoding RNA polymerase sigma factor, translating into MKTDYLKGLNNKEKNSWKSFYEEFYVAICSYINKFVKEESDAEDIAQETFINIWNLSHRFKNMQELTWYLYKAAYTNALYYLRTKNLHRELLAKYQVEEVEMPEEHFAITIQEELTRQLHLYINELPQEAQKILRLSLEGCSGNEIAEKLGISIHTVKFQKNRSLKVLRKKLQRPSYLLLLYSVLP; encoded by the coding sequence ATGAAAACAGATTATTTAAAAGGCCTTAATAATAAAGAGAAGAATTCGTGGAAATCCTTCTACGAGGAATTTTACGTTGCCATTTGCTCATACATAAATAAATTCGTGAAAGAAGAATCCGACGCGGAAGATATTGCACAAGAAACCTTCATTAATATTTGGAATCTATCTCACCGCTTCAAGAATATGCAGGAACTCACGTGGTATCTTTATAAAGCAGCTTACACGAATGCCCTTTATTATCTTCGAACAAAAAATCTTCACCGGGAGTTACTCGCAAAATACCAAGTCGAAGAGGTTGAAATGCCTGAAGAACATTTCGCCATTACCATCCAAGAAGAGTTAACGCGCCAATTACATCTCTATATCAACGAATTACCACAGGAGGCACAAAAAATTTTACGACTTAGCCTTGAAGGTTGTTCCGGTAACGAAATCGCCGAAAAATTAGGTATTAGTATTCACACCGTTAAATTTCAAAAGAACCGAAGCCTCAAGGTTCTACGCAAAAAATTACAACGTCCTAGTTACTTGTTGTTGCTATACTCCGTTTTACCTTAA
- a CDS encoding TolC family protein → MKTYTLYILGSILLGTLTTRAQSSIDQVLKSIETNNKSLQANTKMTDAQKLDAQTGKFLANPTFEWEQMWGNRNNPGSEYSFTAKQSLDFPTTYANKNKLAALKANTIGFQAAAYRQQLLLNAKQTCIEIIYLRKQKSLLDKRLANAETMFAHYKKRFESGDANQLELNKIQLELLNAQNQSRLNKTALTAAEEQLRNLNGGEPIPFDATNYPEGEDLIDFEQLQTAFMENDPNLKSLTGDQEIANREVKLNRSLTLPKFDVGYKRTASSGNVASNGFVVGVSIPLFENKNTVKKAKAQAEFATASLADNQLNLKTNLRQLYQQAEALQISRADYAKVLEQQRNIELLNKALNAGQISVIDYFTELTTIYDSHQSYLDVEKEYHSILAQLYQYKL, encoded by the coding sequence ATGAAAACATATACATTATACATACTCGGATCGATACTTTTGGGAACTCTCACCACGAGAGCCCAAAGTAGCATCGATCAAGTGCTGAAAAGCATTGAAACCAACAACAAGTCATTGCAAGCCAACACGAAAATGACCGATGCCCAAAAATTGGACGCCCAAACCGGAAAGTTCCTTGCCAACCCGACATTCGAATGGGAACAGATGTGGGGAAACCGGAACAATCCCGGCTCGGAATATTCATTCACGGCGAAACAATCCCTTGATTTTCCGACAACTTATGCCAACAAAAATAAACTGGCAGCTTTAAAAGCAAACACGATCGGCTTCCAAGCCGCCGCGTATCGCCAACAACTACTTTTAAACGCCAAACAGACTTGTATCGAAATCATCTATTTACGAAAACAAAAAAGTTTGCTGGACAAACGATTGGCTAACGCGGAAACCATGTTCGCGCATTACAAAAAACGATTTGAATCGGGAGATGCAAACCAACTGGAACTAAACAAAATCCAACTGGAACTATTAAATGCCCAGAACCAAAGTCGTCTAAACAAAACCGCTTTAACCGCCGCGGAAGAACAACTCCGCAATTTAAACGGGGGAGAACCTATCCCGTTCGACGCGACAAATTATCCGGAAGGAGAAGACCTTATTGATTTTGAGCAATTACAAACAGCTTTCATGGAAAACGACCCGAACTTGAAAAGCCTTACCGGAGATCAAGAGATCGCCAACCGGGAAGTCAAGCTAAACCGTTCTCTTACTTTACCGAAATTCGACGTCGGGTATAAACGGACCGCCTCCTCCGGCAACGTGGCATCCAACGGTTTCGTGGTCGGAGTATCCATTCCGCTATTCGAAAACAAGAACACGGTGAAAAAAGCAAAAGCGCAGGCAGAATTTGCCACGGCCTCGCTAGCCGACAACCAACTGAACCTGAAAACGAATCTACGCCAGCTGTATCAACAAGCCGAAGCGTTACAGATTTCCCGTGCAGACTATGCTAAAGTCCTGGAACAACAACGTAACATCGAGTTACTGAACAAGGCATTGAATGCCGGACAGATCTCCGTGATCGACTACTTCACGGAACTCACCACAATCTACGACAGCCACCAAAGCTATCTGGACGTGGAGAAAGAATATCACAGCATATTAGCTCAATTGTACCAGTATAAGCTATAA
- a CDS encoding SusC/RagA family TonB-linked outer membrane protein, translating into MKLNLLFIFLLSLNLSGNVFSQHVKVSLDLKEVSMQEFFKAIKQETGISFLYNYSLLEDADRISVQVKDKYLDELLTDILGKQGLTFTYQNGAVIIKKQKVLPVTEEKQRFITGKVTDNKKLPLPGVSVYFKGMRVGTATDIDGNYKILMTDSTDILMFSFIGMKTVYKKYTGQNTINVIMEEDHTALEEVTVVSTGYQDIDKRKLTSSVVSIKMDDIQTAGLSTVTQMLEGRIPGMTFMQNSGQVGATPKVRIRGTSTIIGNQEPLWVVDGIVQQDPVNVDPAQLNDLDFVNLLGNAITGLNPDDIEQIDVLKDAASTAIYGARAANGVIVITTKKGKVGKPTVNYSLTGTFNRRPYYSDKEVYLMNSKQRVDVSREQFQRNMFFSNILEWSGFEKAYTDYKSGRIGYDEYKQQADYYETINTDWFDILCKNSFSNKHTISLSGGTPEFRYYASFGYHDEKGVIRKEGKETFTSALKLNGTYKRFSFLFGVQFNTSEADHVPNDATGKNIVQYAYETSRAIPAYNPDGTPYYYTLGNLRSTANVNLFNMEEEMRNSKNHISSNSVTLTGNLRWQALDYLNVEGTISYQSSRTNQETTFNEKTYYIKQLDGNFDGSLCPLGGEWRNVDTRQRSYTGRMQLNFHKTLDREGKHFLNLSLGGEISSSKYNNLSLVERGYYEKRGRTFAQFTPDMLKSDEYSKYLSWLSSNFPGIQDNLTNLLSGYFTATYSYDNRYTLNFNTRMDGSNQFGSRSNEKLLPIWSISGRWDIGNEFWKDNANVNELALKLSYGKQGNMLDNQTSKMIIQKGAYDGWFDSFQSTIAHYPNPDLKWETTTSYNAEITFSLLQNKISGTVGYFYKKTKDAFLNKTISEVNGITNYVINKGTLTNQGVEVSLSFTPINQTVDSRGKRGFVWRFDPQIGQVVNSLVNKAINNKTNTVLDKITYSDFLNGTVQFSGKPLHTFYSYRFKGLSHEDGSPIYYGLEKEREEELNARFQLMSNEEICMEVMEESGTRVPVLQGGFSNYFGYRQFGLSFNFTYSLGNKIRLLKLCDDMTIRPYPVQNVRREMVNRWRQPGDEAYTNIPSLVTQNTLPQGWWGQYYYNGDYEFADVSPYRMYDYSDIRVVKGDYLKLQSLSFRYNVHESFCKKIGIQSAYLSITGTNLFTIANKALKGQDVTQSGSSPTINLSVRPNYSISFNVTF; encoded by the coding sequence ATGAAACTGAATCTGCTTTTCATTTTTCTTCTTAGTCTCAATCTTTCCGGGAATGTATTTTCACAACACGTGAAGGTTTCGCTGGATCTAAAAGAGGTGAGCATGCAAGAATTTTTCAAAGCTATCAAACAAGAAACAGGAATTAGTTTTCTTTATAACTACTCCCTGCTAGAGGATGCTGACCGGATTTCCGTGCAAGTAAAGGATAAGTACTTGGATGAGCTCCTAACCGATATTTTAGGAAAACAGGGTTTGACGTTCACGTATCAAAATGGAGCGGTCATTATAAAGAAACAGAAAGTACTTCCCGTCACCGAAGAAAAACAACGTTTCATCACGGGAAAAGTCACGGACAATAAAAAGCTCCCCCTGCCGGGAGTCTCGGTGTATTTCAAAGGGATGCGTGTCGGTACGGCTACCGATATAGACGGTAATTATAAAATATTAATGACCGACTCTACCGACATTCTTATGTTTTCTTTTATCGGGATGAAAACCGTGTACAAGAAATACACGGGACAAAATACGATTAACGTGATCATGGAAGAGGATCACACCGCACTGGAGGAAGTTACAGTTGTCTCAACCGGTTATCAAGATATTGATAAACGGAAGTTAACGAGTTCGGTTGTTAGCATAAAAATGGATGATATTCAAACGGCCGGATTAAGTACGGTTACGCAAATGTTGGAAGGTCGGATACCGGGTATGACTTTCATGCAAAACTCGGGGCAAGTTGGAGCCACGCCCAAAGTCCGTATTCGAGGTACTTCCACGATTATCGGGAATCAGGAACCGTTGTGGGTGGTTGATGGCATCGTGCAACAAGACCCCGTCAACGTGGATCCCGCCCAATTAAATGATTTGGATTTCGTGAATCTGTTGGGAAATGCCATCACAGGTTTGAACCCGGATGACATAGAGCAGATCGACGTGTTGAAAGATGCCGCTTCCACGGCTATTTATGGAGCCCGTGCTGCTAATGGAGTCATCGTGATCACGACCAAAAAGGGAAAAGTTGGAAAACCTACGGTTAATTATTCATTGACAGGAACTTTCAATCGCCGTCCCTATTATTCAGACAAGGAAGTATATCTGATGAATTCCAAACAACGGGTTGATGTGTCGAGAGAACAGTTTCAACGAAATATGTTTTTTTCCAATATTTTGGAATGGAGTGGTTTTGAAAAAGCCTACACGGATTATAAGTCAGGACGAATTGGTTATGATGAGTACAAACAACAGGCGGATTACTACGAAACGATCAACACGGACTGGTTTGATATATTATGCAAAAATTCATTCAGCAATAAACATACGATCAGTTTAAGTGGAGGTACACCTGAATTCCGTTATTACGCATCCTTTGGGTATCATGACGAAAAAGGGGTCATCCGTAAAGAAGGCAAGGAAACGTTCACATCGGCGTTAAAGCTGAATGGAACTTACAAACGTTTTTCCTTTCTATTTGGAGTTCAATTCAACACGTCGGAGGCCGATCACGTACCGAATGATGCCACAGGAAAGAACATTGTGCAATATGCTTACGAAACAAGCCGGGCCATTCCTGCATATAATCCAGACGGAACTCCTTATTATTACACGCTGGGAAATTTGAGAAGTACAGCAAACGTCAATCTTTTCAACATGGAAGAAGAGATGCGGAACTCCAAAAACCATATAAGTTCGAACTCGGTCACATTAACTGGAAATTTACGTTGGCAAGCCCTGGATTATCTTAACGTGGAAGGAACGATATCCTACCAAAGTAGCCGAACCAATCAAGAAACAACATTCAACGAGAAAACATATTATATCAAGCAATTGGATGGAAATTTTGACGGAAGTCTCTGTCCATTAGGAGGGGAATGGAGAAATGTGGATACCCGTCAACGTTCGTACACGGGAAGAATGCAATTGAATTTCCACAAAACTTTGGACCGGGAAGGGAAGCATTTTCTGAACCTGTCGCTCGGTGGTGAAATTTCTTCCTCGAAGTACAATAACCTCAGTCTTGTTGAGCGCGGTTACTACGAAAAACGGGGAAGGACATTTGCACAGTTTACACCCGATATGCTAAAGTCCGATGAATATAGCAAATATCTAAGCTGGTTATCCAGCAATTTCCCTGGAATCCAAGATAACTTGACCAACTTACTCTCCGGTTACTTTACGGCAACTTATAGTTATGACAATCGATATACTCTTAATTTCAATACCCGCATGGATGGTTCAAATCAATTTGGCAGCCGCAGCAATGAAAAACTACTCCCGATCTGGTCTATATCCGGTCGCTGGGATATTGGTAATGAATTCTGGAAAGACAACGCAAATGTGAACGAATTGGCTCTAAAGCTTTCTTACGGGAAACAGGGAAATATGCTGGACAATCAAACCTCCAAGATGATCATCCAAAAAGGCGCTTATGACGGATGGTTCGATAGTTTTCAATCCACTATCGCACATTACCCGAACCCGGACTTGAAATGGGAAACGACCACTTCATACAATGCAGAAATCACGTTCTCCCTATTACAAAATAAGATTAGCGGAACTGTCGGGTATTTTTACAAGAAAACGAAAGATGCCTTCTTGAATAAAACGATCTCCGAGGTGAATGGAATCACCAATTACGTGATTAATAAAGGTACGCTCACGAACCAAGGCGTGGAGGTATCACTAAGTTTTACCCCAATCAATCAAACCGTTGATTCTCGAGGGAAGCGAGGGTTTGTTTGGAGATTTGATCCTCAGATAGGGCAAGTTGTCAATTCATTAGTAAATAAGGCGATCAATAATAAGACCAATACGGTGCTAGACAAAATCACGTACAGCGATTTCCTGAACGGGACGGTTCAATTTTCCGGAAAACCGCTCCACACGTTCTATTCCTATCGTTTCAAGGGGTTAAGTCACGAGGATGGATCTCCTATTTATTACGGTTTAGAGAAAGAGAGGGAAGAAGAGCTGAATGCCCGTTTCCAACTCATGAGTAACGAGGAAATTTGTATGGAAGTGATGGAAGAATCGGGAACGCGGGTTCCTGTGTTGCAAGGAGGTTTCTCTAATTATTTCGGTTATCGTCAATTCGGTCTATCTTTCAATTTCACGTATAGTTTGGGCAACAAGATCCGTTTGCTAAAATTATGTGATGATATGACAATACGTCCCTATCCTGTACAGAATGTACGCCGGGAAATGGTAAACCGGTGGCGGCAACCAGGTGACGAAGCTTACACTAATATACCAAGTTTGGTTACACAGAATACATTACCACAGGGATGGTGGGGACAGTATTATTACAACGGAGATTATGAATTTGCTGATGTATCGCCTTACCGGATGTACGACTATTCGGATATTCGTGTTGTAAAAGGGGATTACCTGAAATTACAATCCCTATCATTCCGTTACAATGTACACGAGTCATTTTGCAAGAAAATTGGTATTCAATCGGCATATTTGAGCATAACGGGGACCAATTTGTTCACAATCGCCAACAAGGCTTTGAAAGGACAAGATGTTACCCAATCCGGAAGTTCTCCGACCATTAACTTGTCGGTACGCCCCAATTACTCGATCTCTTTTAATGTAACTTTTTAA
- a CDS encoding RagB/SusD family nutrient uptake outer membrane protein, translated as MRTKIIYIILVAISSLTACSGFLEENSQNMAYVETIDDLDELLVGEVYFKKDVNYGFDPKSAPLQLGWASTASSRFISHFLMDDDIEELVAGIEHYTLGSTEAWIRYSAAATFYWQPNPYKDHEGVPYKVSSWTDYYKRIAAANSILFQLNEVSTEKKDTLAPRVEGEARFLRAAYYFMLVNTYAQPYNKETAATEPGVPLKTSETVEDRFFARNSVAEVYKQIVNDLERAVVCLKEVALFPRPVRANYAAAATLLSRVYLYMEEYDKAITYADEAIKHPAFSLLDLNTHPKDKSFCSLSSPETLFSQRGTFMAYIHANDSLQGGSFARPTAIQTSNGYTTSENLLASYDDTDLRKEVFFVPHHIDKSTFRCLKVRELNDDVVGEDHVIRLAEAYLNKAEAQAALGQDGEARSTLRILLEKRYAPTDIPELTESGAALVNYIREERRRELCYEGHRWFDLRRYAVNSKFPFTKAIEHKAYKYIKISDTEGNFREIGKYVLKPYPEDKAAYVMPLPDYAVLFNEGVLEQNPARPERSLLPLD; from the coding sequence ATGAGAACTAAAATCATATACATCATTTTAGTGGCCATCAGTAGCTTGACAGCGTGTTCTGGCTTTTTGGAAGAGAATTCCCAAAACATGGCTTACGTGGAAACCATTGATGACCTGGATGAATTACTAGTTGGAGAGGTTTATTTCAAAAAAGATGTAAATTACGGGTTCGATCCTAAATCTGCCCCCCTTCAACTGGGCTGGGCAAGCACGGCCTCTTCCCGATTTATATCCCATTTCTTGATGGATGATGATATTGAAGAGTTAGTTGCTGGAATTGAGCATTATACACTAGGCTCTACCGAAGCGTGGATTCGTTATTCCGCAGCCGCAACGTTCTACTGGCAGCCCAATCCATATAAAGATCACGAGGGGGTTCCTTATAAAGTAAGTAGCTGGACCGATTATTACAAACGAATTGCCGCGGCAAATTCCATCCTATTTCAATTAAACGAAGTGAGTACTGAAAAGAAGGATACGCTAGCACCCCGCGTGGAAGGTGAAGCCCGATTTCTACGAGCTGCTTATTATTTTATGCTCGTGAATACTTATGCACAACCTTACAATAAAGAGACCGCTGCCACGGAACCGGGAGTTCCATTAAAAACATCGGAAACCGTTGAAGACCGTTTCTTTGCTCGTAATTCCGTGGCAGAAGTGTACAAACAGATCGTGAATGACTTGGAACGTGCCGTTGTTTGCTTAAAAGAAGTTGCCCTATTCCCAAGACCTGTCCGAGCTAATTACGCGGCAGCAGCAACTTTGCTAAGCCGGGTATATCTTTATATGGAGGAATATGATAAGGCTATTACTTACGCAGATGAGGCTATCAAGCATCCCGCTTTCAGTCTTCTGGATTTGAATACACATCCAAAGGATAAAAGTTTTTGCTCGTTAAGTTCTCCTGAAACTCTATTTTCTCAAAGAGGAACGTTCATGGCATATATTCATGCAAACGATTCTTTACAGGGTGGTTCCTTCGCACGCCCCACGGCCATACAAACATCTAACGGATATACGACTTCTGAAAATTTACTCGCAAGTTACGATGATACCGATTTGAGAAAAGAGGTCTTTTTCGTCCCTCATCATATCGATAAATCGACATTTCGTTGTCTAAAAGTTAGAGAGTTAAATGATGATGTAGTAGGAGAAGATCACGTCATTCGGCTCGCGGAGGCCTATCTTAATAAAGCAGAAGCACAAGCTGCTCTCGGACAAGATGGAGAAGCTCGTTCAACATTAAGGATATTACTAGAAAAACGTTACGCTCCAACAGACATACCGGAACTCACTGAAAGCGGAGCCGCCTTAGTAAATTACATCCGAGAAGAGCGCCGTCGTGAACTTTGTTACGAGGGACATCGTTGGTTTGATCTTCGCCGTTATGCAGTAAATAGCAAATTTCCTTTTACAAAGGCTATCGAGCATAAGGCATATAAATATATCAAAATCTCAGATACGGAAGGGAATTTCCGAGAAATTGGTAAATATGTTTTAAAACCCTACCCGGAAGATAAAGCCGCATACGTGATGCCCCTGCCGGATTATGCCGTATTATTTAATGAAGGCGTTTTAGAGCAAAATCCGGCACGCCCGGAGAGGTCTTTACTCCCGTTGGATTAG
- a CDS encoding FecR family protein, producing MDAEKNFKTIIELFKKSFLESLHEDEARTLEKLLENPFFARIHEKMKKGELIEEGEYNQSRFSCQKAFRDFERRTQHQQDKRPILLRRLSPIAAVLIIGITISLFFLLSNKQEERIAQIPQTISPGSNKAQIQLENGDIVILAGNTLQVEEEGGINIKYENGTVSYTSQKTETNKLTTNELTVPAGGECFLVFDDGTKVWLNSVTKLKYPTKFTGEERKIYLEGEAYFDVTPDSKPFIVQTSRGEVKVLGTTFGIKAYTNEAMATTLVSGRVVYQGADTVQLVPGEQVVVAPTNGEIEKHVVDVEEYVGWKNGVYLFNKRSLGDIMKDFERWYNVKITFRNEKLRDLLFSGDVDRYDNINTFLELLENTEEVRYKIKDKQIELY from the coding sequence ATGGATGCGGAAAAGAACTTCAAAACGATTATTGAATTATTCAAAAAGTCTTTTTTGGAATCACTCCATGAAGACGAGGCTCGAACGTTAGAAAAACTTTTAGAAAACCCGTTTTTTGCCCGGATTCACGAAAAAATGAAAAAAGGTGAATTGATCGAAGAAGGGGAGTACAACCAGTCACGGTTTTCCTGTCAAAAAGCATTCCGAGACTTTGAACGTCGCACCCAGCATCAACAAGATAAACGTCCTATCCTACTCAGGAGATTAAGTCCTATCGCGGCCGTTTTAATTATCGGTATCACAATTTCTCTTTTCTTCCTTCTCTCAAATAAGCAAGAAGAAAGGATTGCCCAAATTCCTCAAACCATCAGTCCGGGAAGTAACAAGGCCCAAATACAACTGGAAAACGGTGACATTGTCATCCTTGCCGGTAACACGTTACAAGTGGAAGAAGAGGGAGGAATTAATATCAAGTATGAAAACGGTACGGTATCCTACACGTCTCAAAAGACAGAGACCAATAAACTAACGACGAACGAATTAACCGTTCCTGCCGGAGGCGAGTGTTTTCTCGTTTTTGATGACGGGACGAAAGTATGGCTCAACTCCGTGACAAAATTAAAATACCCGACAAAATTTACCGGGGAGGAACGCAAGATATACCTGGAAGGAGAAGCCTATTTCGATGTAACTCCCGACAGTAAACCCTTTATCGTACAAACGTCCCGGGGAGAGGTTAAAGTATTAGGCACCACGTTTGGAATAAAAGCCTACACGAATGAAGCTATGGCAACGACGCTAGTTTCCGGGCGAGTGGTTTATCAAGGAGCTGACACCGTGCAATTGGTTCCAGGCGAACAAGTCGTAGTAGCCCCTACAAACGGGGAAATCGAAAAGCATGTAGTTGACGTGGAGGAATACGTCGGATGGAAAAATGGGGTATACCTCTTCAACAAACGTTCATTGGGAGATATTATGAAAGATTTTGAAAGGTGGTACAATGTTAAAATCACGTTCCGAAATGAAAAATTAAGAGATTTACTTTTCAGCGGGGACGTGGATCGTTATGATAATATCAACACGTTCCTAGAATTATTAGAAAACACAGAGGAGGTACGCTACAAGATAAAAGATAAACAAATAGAATTATATTAA
- a CDS encoding HAD family hydrolase, translating into MKYKNVVWDWNGTLLDDVKVSVDTINVMLERKHLGRLTVEEYRSVFGFPVKPYYESIGFDFSRDDWDAVSRDFVNIYNDLAKNVELTPGIVPVLEGIKRQGVHQYVLSALKEDLLIGMLERFGIREYFEGVCGSNNIYADGKVARGMEMLRMFPIVPEETVMVGDTLHDAEVAEALGFDFRLYAGGHNSAERLAEKGNVLPRMDALLEIVR; encoded by the coding sequence ATGAAATACAAAAATGTAGTTTGGGATTGGAACGGGACGTTGTTGGATGACGTGAAGGTTAGCGTGGACACGATTAACGTGATGTTGGAACGGAAGCATTTGGGGAGGTTGACGGTGGAGGAGTACCGCTCTGTTTTCGGATTCCCCGTGAAACCTTATTATGAATCGATCGGGTTTGATTTTAGTCGGGATGATTGGGATGCGGTGTCGAGAGATTTCGTGAATATTTATAACGATTTGGCGAAGAACGTGGAGTTGACTCCCGGGATTGTTCCCGTGCTGGAGGGGATAAAGAGGCAGGGTGTACACCAGTATGTGTTATCCGCGTTGAAAGAAGATTTGTTGATCGGAATGTTGGAACGATTCGGTATTCGGGAATATTTCGAGGGCGTTTGCGGGTCAAATAACATTTACGCGGATGGCAAGGTGGCGCGCGGGATGGAGATGTTACGGATGTTCCCGATTGTCCCGGAGGAGACGGTTATGGTGGGCGATACGCTGCATGACGCCGAGGTGGCAGAGGCCTTGGGCTTTGATTTTAGATTGTACGCCGGGGGACATAATAGCGCGGAACGCTTGGCGGAGAAGGGGAACGTGTTGCCGCGGATGGACGCGTTATTGGAGATCGTAAGATAG